The Croceibacterium sp. TMG7-5b_MA50 genome segment GCAGCCACGCCTCCGGCGGCTACGCCGCCTGCCACCACGGGCCAGGCCGCACCGGGGCAGGCCCCCGCGGCCGCCCCTGCCGCCGCGCCGCAGCCACAGGGCGAGGTGATCCGGTCCATCGCGGTCGCCGGGGCCCAGCGGCTGGAGCCGGAGACGATCCTCAGCTACATCAAGCTGCGCCCGGGCGACCGCTACAGCCCCGCCGCCGCCGACCAGGCGCTGAAGGATCTGGCCGCGACCGAGCTGTTTTCGGATTACCGCATCGACAACAATGCCGGCAATCTGGTCATCACCGTGGTGGAAAACCCGGTCATCAACCGCATCGTGCTGGAAGGCAATCGCCGGATCAAGGACGACAAGATCCTGCCGGAGATCCAACTGGAGCCGCGGCAGATCTTCACCCGGTCGAAGGTGCGCGCCGACGTTGCCCGCATCATCGAGCTGTACAAGCGCCAGGGCCGCTTCGCCGCCACGGTGGAGCCACAGATGGTGCAGCTCGACCAGAACCGCGTGGACGTGGTGTTCGAGATCACGGAAGGGCCCAAGTCCAAGGTCCGCCAGATCAACATCCTGGGGAACGAGGCGTTCAGCGACGGCGAGCTGCGCGACGAGATGGTGACCAAGGTCGCCAGCATCACCCGCATCTTCTCGTCCGGCACCAGCTACGATCCGGACCGGCTGGCTTTCGACCAGCAGCAGCTGCGCGCGTTCTATCTCCAGAACGGCTATGCCGATTTCCGCGTTGTGTCCGCCGTGGCGGAACTGACGCCCGACAAGCGCGACTTCATCATTACCTACGTGGTCGAGGAAGGGGAGCGCTACAAGTTCGGTGAGGTCGGGGTCGACAGCCAGCTGCGCGACTTCGATTCCGATCGGATGAGCGCCAACCTGCCGATGAAGTCGGGCGACTGGTACGACGCCAAGCTGGTCGAGGACACGATCGAGCAGATGACGGAGCTGGCCGGCACCTACGGCTACGCCTTCGCCGACGTGCAGCCCCGCTTCACGCGCAACCAGGAAGACCTGACGATGAACGTGCGCTTCGTCATCAACGAAGCGCCGCGCGTCTATGTCGAGCAGGTGAACATCAACGGCAACACGCTGACGCAGGACAAGGTCGTGCGGCGCGAGTTCCGCATCACCGAAGGCGACGCCTTCAATTCGCTGCAGGTGCAGCGCTCCACCGCGCGCATCAACTCGCTGGGTTACTTCCAGGAGAATTTCGAGGTCAGCCAGGTCGATGGCTCGGCCGCGGACCGCATCATCCTGGACGCCAACGTGCAGGAACAGGCGACGGGCGAACTGTCGCTGTCGGCCGGCTTCTCCTCCATCGAAAGCTTCATCTTCCAGGGATCGATCCGGCAGCGCAACTTCCGCGGTCGCGGGCAGACGGTGGGCCTGGCGGTCAGCTATTCCCGCTATTCGCGCTCGGGCAGCATCAGCTTCAGCGAGCCGTATCTGTTCGACAAGAACATCTCCGCCGGTGTCGACATCTATCGCCGGGATTTCAACAACGGCTATCTGGATCGCAATTCGGCGACCTACGAACAGGCGCAGACCGGTATCTCGCTGCGCGCGGGCGTGCCGCTGACGGAGTACATGACGGCGGTTGCCCGCTACACGTTCAACTACGACGATGTGACGCTGGACGAGGATCAGTACTTCATCGACGGCCAGTGCTCGCCGCTGATCGCCGGCCGGTTCCTGTGCGATGCGATCGGCACCCGGACCAGTTCCATCCTGGGCGGTTCGCTGATCTACTCCACGCTCAACAGCCGCGTGCGCCCGACATCGGGCGAGAACGTGGTGCTCAGCGTCGATCTCGCCGGCCTGGGCGGATCGGTTAAGTATGCGCGCGTCACCGCCAATGCCGACAAGTACTGGAACATCGGCAGTGGCTTCATCTTCAACCTCAGCGCGCAGGGCGGCTACATCAAGGGGCTGGGCAACAACGGCAACGTGCTGCTGACCGACCGCTTCTTCCTGGGCGAGCCGCAGATCCGCGGCTTCGACATCCGGGGCGTCGGCCCGCGCGTGATTCGGCGCTTCTACCAGACCGACGCGGCACAGGCCGATGGTTACGCCCGCGATGCGGCCGGCAACGGCATCCTGCTGCCCTTGCGCGATCGCGGCAATTCGGACGACGCGCTGGGCGGCAACGCCATGTACCTGTTCCAGGCGGAGCTGGAGATCCCGCTCAGCTCCGGCGCGCGGGAGCTGGGCCTGCGCCCGTCGATCTTCGTCGATGCGGGCGCGGTGTTCAATGTCCGCCGGCCGCAGCTGACCTCCACCCCGTTCCCGGGCGGGCAGGGCATTCCGGCGCGCGACGCGAACGGCAACCAGCTCTATTCGCAGATCGTGTACGATGCCGCCGGGCAGCCGACAGGCACGACGGCGGTGACGAACCCGACCTCGCCCACCGGCATCGCCAACGAACCGATCAACCGTTTCACCCTCCCGCCCTTCGTGGAGCAGTTCTATGGTGACACGCCCAAGCCGCGCGTCGCCATCGGCATCGGGGTGGACTGGAACTCGCCATTCGGCCCGTTCCGCATCAACGCCGCCTATCCGCTGCTGAAGGCGGAAGGCGACGACACGCAAATCTTCTCGTTCAACGTAGGAACCCAGTTCTGATGACCAAGCTTCTGAAGCCCGCGCTGGCCGTCGGCCTCGCTTTCGCCGCGCTGACCGCACCTGCCGCCATCGCCCCCGTCGCTGCGCAGACCGCGCAGACCGTCGGTGTCGTCAACTACCAGGCGGTGATCGCCAGCTCCAACGCGTTCCGCGCCGCGCAGCAGCAGCGCCAGACCACCTACCAGGCGCAGATCGAGCAGGCGAACCAGCGCCGCACCGCGATCCAGCAGCAGCTGCAGCCGCTCGTCACCCAGTTGCAGACCGCCAGCCAGCAGCCGAACGCCGACCAGGCCGCGCTGCAGCAGCAGGCCGCGCAGATCCAGCAGATCGAGGCGGCCGGCCAGCGCGAGCTGCAGCAGATCATCGCCCCCGTGCAGCTGAGCCAGGCCTATGCGGAGGAGCAGGTGCAGGCGCAGCTGCCGACCGCAATCGAGAACGCGGCCAAGGCGCGTGGCGTGACGCTGGTGCTGACGCCCGACACGGTGCTGTATGCGGAGGCCGCGCTGAACCTCAATCAGGCGGTGCTGGACCAGCTCAACACGCTGCTCCCCTCCATCCAGGTGACGCCGCCTGAAGGGTGGGTCCCGGCCGAGATCCGGGAACAGCAGGCGGCGCAGGCCGCCGCGCAGGGCCAGGCGCCCGCCGCAGCCGCGACCACTCCGGTCGAGGGGCGCTGATGACCGACGCCGCCACCCCAGTCGCCGAGCCACGCACCATGGACGTCGCGGGCATCCTTGCGATGCTGCCGCACCGTTATCCGATGCTGCTGGTCGACCGGGTGGCGGAGCTGGTGCCGGACGAGCGCATCACCGCCATCAAGGCGGTGTCGTTCAACGAAAGCTTCTTCCAGGGCCATTTCCCCGGCCGTCCGATCATGCCGGGCGTCTTGCAGATAGAGGCGCTGGCACAGGCCGCGGGCATCCTAGCGGTCGAGACGCTGGGCCTCGCCGGTAGCGGCAAGCTGGTCTATTTCATGGCCATCGACGAGGCGAAGTTCCGCGCCCCCGTGGAGCCCGGCTGCCTGCTCACGCTGGAGGCGAGTTTCGTGCAGAAGCGCGCCCGCGTGTGCAAGTTCCGCGGCGTCGCCAGCGTGGAAGGGAAGGTGACATGCGAGGTGAACTTCACCGCCATGATCGCCGATGCGCCGGCCTGACTGCAAAAGCGCTTTCCTACAGCCCCGCAGGATGGCTCAACCGCGCTCAAGCCCGGTCGCGCCGCCCTGCCTGATTCGCCTGAACAGCATCGGCCTAAGCGTGAATGGGGCCGAGCGGTAGGTGTCAACTTAGTGTCAACTTCCGCCTGATCCGGCGACTTGCCATGACCGTCCGATGGCCTTATGGGCGCCGCTTTCCATCCCAATTGCCCAGCCGGTCGGTACCGGCCCCATGCACGAGGACTTGTACGCCATGAAGGCCGATATCCACCCCGACTACCACATGATCAAGGTGCAGATGACCGACGGCACCGTGTTCGAAACCCGCTCTACCTGGGGCAAGGAAGGCGACACGCTGGCGCTCGACATCGACCCGACCAGCCACCCGGCCTGGACCGGTGGTACGCGTCAGCTGGATACCGGTGGCCGCGTGGCGCAGTTCAACAAGCGCTTCGGCGGGCTGTCGCTCAAGAAGAAGTGAGCCGGCGTCCGGCCCCGCCATCGCGCAGGGCTGGCGTGACGGTTGCGCGTTCGCGAGAAATCGCTATAGGGCGCGCCTTCGCCGCATGATCCGCCATCGCCCCCGCGCATGCTTGCACGGGTGGCGGCGGCGTTCTAGGGCGGCCGCAACATCATTGATCAATTCTAAGGAACAGGTGCCGCAATGGCCGTCCCCAAGAGGAAAACTTCCCCGCACCGTCGCGGTAACCGCCGGTCCCACGACGCACTCAAGGTCGAGGCCTTTCACGAGTGCACCAATTGTGGCGAGCTGAAGCGCCCGCACCACCTGTGCGGCGCCTGCGGTCACTACAACGGACGCGAAATCGTCGCCCCCGCAGCCTGATCGTCAGGTGATGGGGAATTGGCGCGCATGAGCCTGCCGCGTATCGCCGTTGACGCGATGGGCGGGGACGAGGGCGTGCGCGTCATGGTCTCCGGGGCGGCGCTCGCCCGTCGGCGGCATGACAAGTTCAAGTTCCTGCTGGTCGGCGACGGTCCCCGGATCGAACAGGCGCTTGACCAGCATCCCGGCCTCCGCGCCGCTGCCGAGGTCCTCCATTGCGAGGATGTGGTCGCCGGCGACGAGAAGCCGACGCAAGCGCTGCGCCGGGCGCGCACCACCTCCATGGGCCTCGCCATCAATGCGGTGAAGCGCGGCGATGCCGGCGCCGCCGTCAGCGCAGGCAATACCGGCGCGCTGATGGCGATGAGCAAGCTGGCGCTGCGCACCATGCCGGGCATCGACCGGCCGGCTCTCGCTGCGCTGATGCCGACGCTGGGCGACAACGATGTCATCATGCTGGATCTCGGCGCCAACACCGAGTGCAGCGCGCAGAACCTGGTCCAGTTCGCGATCATGGGCGCGGCCTATGCGCGGATCGTGACGGGGCGCGAACGCCCGCGCGTCCGCCTGTTGAACATCGGCACCGAAGATACGAAGGGCACCGGCGACCTGCAGGATGCCGCCCAGGCGCTGCGCGACGCGCACGGGCTGGCGCTCGACTTCGAAGGCTTCGTTGAGGCGAACACCATCAACCGCGGCAATGTCGACGTAGTGGTGACCGATGGCTTCTCCGGCAATATCGCGCTGAAGGCGATCGAAGGCTCCGCCCGGTTCGTGACCGACCTGCTGAAGGATGCGTTCCGCTCCTCGCTCCGGTCCAAGATCGGCTTCCTGATCTCCCGTCCGGCAACCGAATTGCTGCGCCATCACCTTGATCCAAACAACCACAATGGCGCGGTCTTCCTCGGCCTGAACGGTGTGGTCGTGAAATCCCATGGCAGCGCCACCGCCGCCGGCGTTGCCAATGCCGTCGCCGTGTCGGCGCGCCTGTTGGAAGAGGATCTGACGCAGCGCATCACCGCCGACCTGCACGAACTCGGCACGGACCGGCTGCGCGCCCGGGTGTCGCCAGCCAATCTTGGCGCTCGACCCAATCTGGAGCCGTCACAATGATCCGGTCGGTGTTCCGCGGGGTGGGCCACGCTCTGCCGGCACGAGTGGTCAGTAATGACGAGCTGGCTCAGCAGCTCGACACCAGTGACGAATGGATCCGCGAACGGACCGGCATCACCCAGCGCTACATTGCGGGCGAGGGTGAGACCACCGGATCGCTGGCGACCGCCGCAGCGCGCGCCGCACTGGCGGATGCCGGTATCGATGCGTCCGCCGTGGACCTGATCGTGCTGGCGACCGCTACGCCGGACCAGACCTTCCCCGCCACCGCCACGCTGGTGCAGCACGCGCTGGGTTGCAGCGGCGCGGCGTTCGATGTCGCGGCGGTCTGCTCGGGCTTCCTGTATGCGCTGGGCACCGCCGATTCGATGCTGCGCAGCGGCATGGCGACGACGGCCCTGGTGATCGGCGCGGAGACCTTCAGCCGCATCCTCGACTGGGAAGACCGCACCACCTGCGTGCTGTTCGGCGACGGCGCGGGCGCCTTCGTCCTGCAGGCGG includes the following:
- the bamA gene encoding outer membrane protein assembly factor BamA yields the protein MAALLGCTMLAGLPVVAVAQDSPAATPPAATPPATTGQAAPGQAPAAAPAAAPQPQGEVIRSIAVAGAQRLEPETILSYIKLRPGDRYSPAAADQALKDLAATELFSDYRIDNNAGNLVITVVENPVINRIVLEGNRRIKDDKILPEIQLEPRQIFTRSKVRADVARIIELYKRQGRFAATVEPQMVQLDQNRVDVVFEITEGPKSKVRQINILGNEAFSDGELRDEMVTKVASITRIFSSGTSYDPDRLAFDQQQLRAFYLQNGYADFRVVSAVAELTPDKRDFIITYVVEEGERYKFGEVGVDSQLRDFDSDRMSANLPMKSGDWYDAKLVEDTIEQMTELAGTYGYAFADVQPRFTRNQEDLTMNVRFVINEAPRVYVEQVNINGNTLTQDKVVRREFRITEGDAFNSLQVQRSTARINSLGYFQENFEVSQVDGSAADRIILDANVQEQATGELSLSAGFSSIESFIFQGSIRQRNFRGRGQTVGLAVSYSRYSRSGSISFSEPYLFDKNISAGVDIYRRDFNNGYLDRNSATYEQAQTGISLRAGVPLTEYMTAVARYTFNYDDVTLDEDQYFIDGQCSPLIAGRFLCDAIGTRTSSILGGSLIYSTLNSRVRPTSGENVVLSVDLAGLGGSVKYARVTANADKYWNIGSGFIFNLSAQGGYIKGLGNNGNVLLTDRFFLGEPQIRGFDIRGVGPRVIRRFYQTDAAQADGYARDAAGNGILLPLRDRGNSDDALGGNAMYLFQAELEIPLSSGARELGLRPSIFVDAGAVFNVRRPQLTSTPFPGGQGIPARDANGNQLYSQIVYDAAGQPTGTTAVTNPTSPTGIANEPINRFTLPPFVEQFYGDTPKPRVAIGIGVDWNSPFGPFRINAAYPLLKAEGDDTQIFSFNVGTQF
- a CDS encoding OmpH family outer membrane protein translates to MTKLLKPALAVGLAFAALTAPAAIAPVAAQTAQTVGVVNYQAVIASSNAFRAAQQQRQTTYQAQIEQANQRRTAIQQQLQPLVTQLQTASQQPNADQAALQQQAAQIQQIEAAGQRELQQIIAPVQLSQAYAEEQVQAQLPTAIENAAKARGVTLVLTPDTVLYAEAALNLNQAVLDQLNTLLPSIQVTPPEGWVPAEIREQQAAQAAAQGQAPAAAATTPVEGR
- the fabZ gene encoding 3-hydroxyacyl-ACP dehydratase FabZ, producing the protein MTDAATPVAEPRTMDVAGILAMLPHRYPMLLVDRVAELVPDERITAIKAVSFNESFFQGHFPGRPIMPGVLQIEALAQAAGILAVETLGLAGSGKLVYFMAIDEAKFRAPVEPGCLLTLEASFVQKRARVCKFRGVASVEGKVTCEVNFTAMIADAPA
- the rpmE gene encoding 50S ribosomal protein L31 translates to MKADIHPDYHMIKVQMTDGTVFETRSTWGKEGDTLALDIDPTSHPAWTGGTRQLDTGGRVAQFNKRFGGLSLKKK
- the rpmF gene encoding 50S ribosomal protein L32 — its product is MAVPKRKTSPHRRGNRRSHDALKVEAFHECTNCGELKRPHHLCGACGHYNGREIVAPAA
- the plsX gene encoding phosphate acyltransferase PlsX, with protein sequence MSLPRIAVDAMGGDEGVRVMVSGAALARRRHDKFKFLLVGDGPRIEQALDQHPGLRAAAEVLHCEDVVAGDEKPTQALRRARTTSMGLAINAVKRGDAGAAVSAGNTGALMAMSKLALRTMPGIDRPALAALMPTLGDNDVIMLDLGANTECSAQNLVQFAIMGAAYARIVTGRERPRVRLLNIGTEDTKGTGDLQDAAQALRDAHGLALDFEGFVEANTINRGNVDVVVTDGFSGNIALKAIEGSARFVTDLLKDAFRSSLRSKIGFLISRPATELLRHHLDPNNHNGAVFLGLNGVVVKSHGSATAAGVANAVAVSARLLEEDLTQRITADLHELGTDRLRARVSPANLGARPNLEPSQ
- a CDS encoding beta-ketoacyl-ACP synthase III produces the protein MIRSVFRGVGHALPARVVSNDELAQQLDTSDEWIRERTGITQRYIAGEGETTGSLATAAARAALADAGIDASAVDLIVLATATPDQTFPATATLVQHALGCSGAAFDVAAVCSGFLYALGTADSMLRSGMATTALVIGAETFSRILDWEDRTTCVLFGDGAGAFVLQAADVAEHDGPGVLATKLHADGQHRDLLHVDGGPSTTGTVGKLRMKGREVFRHAVVNLAEVLAEVLEASGHTPQDIDWVVPHQANFRILDATARKLGLPMERMVVTVDRHANTSAASVPLAFAVARADGRIKDGDLVMLEAMGGGFTWGASLLRL